The bacterium genome segment TGGCGATCGCGCAGGTCGGGCAACTGAGCAATTGTGGTCGTCGCCTTACTGTTGATGAGAGGCTGCCACCGCCTGAGAGGATGGTCGGAGATGTACAGTCCCAACATCTCCCGCTCCATCGTCAGGCGTTCCTCGGGGCTGAACTCCTGGACCGGGGCCGCCGCTTCCGGCAGGACGGGCGCGCTCGCGCCGAGGTCGAACAGACCGGTCTGCCCCTGGGCCCGCGCCCGCTGGCTGCGCTGCGCCTGCTCCAGCGTGTCATCGAGCGACTGCAGCATCTGCGCCCGCGACGCGCCGAGCGAGTCGAGCGCCCCCGCCTTGACGAGACTCGCGATCACTCGCTGGTTCACTTGGCGGGTGTCGACGCGCGCGCACAGGTCCGCGAGGGTTCGGAACGGTGCGCCGGACGCCCGCGCCGCGATGATCGTGTCCACGGCCCCCACGCCGACGTTCCGGATCGCCGCGAGCCCGAACCGAATGGCCCCGCCCACGACGGTGAACGATGCCTCGCTCTCGTTGACGTCGGGGGGCAGGATCTGGATCCCCATGCGTTGGCACTCGCCGACCGCTTGGGCGATCCGCTCCATGTCCCCGGCGGTGCTGCTGAGCACCGCGGTCATGTACTCCGCGGAGTAGTGCGCCTTCAGGTAGGCGGTGTAGTACGCGATCAGGCCGTAGCACGCCGCGTGCGCCCGATTGAAGCCGTAGCGCGCGAATGGCTCAAACTGCTCGAAGATCTGGTCGACGATCCTGGCCGGCACGCCGTTCTTGCGGGCGCCGGCGACGAATTTCTCTCGCTGGGCCAGCAGGCGATCCTTGATCTTCTTGCGGATCGCGTAGCAGAGCACGTCGGCTTCGGCCAGCGTGTACCCTGCGACCGCCTGCGCGACGGTCATGATGTCCTCCTGGTAGACCATCACGCCGTAGGTCTCCTTGAGGACCGGCTCCAGCAACGGGTGGAGGTAGGTCACCGGCTCCTCGCTGTGCTTGCGCCGGATGTACGCGGGGATGTTCGCCATCGGGCCGGGCCGGAACAGGGCGACCATCGCCATCACGTCCTCGATCCGGTCCGGCCGCAACTCGCGAAGGTAGCGCGTCATGCCGCGACCTTCCAGTTGGAAGATCCCGGTCGTGTCGCCGGAGGCCAGCAGCGCGTACGTCGGTTGATCGTCGAGCGGCAGGCGTTTCAGATCGATGTCGACCCCGTGCGTGTCACGGATCAGCGCGATCGCGGTATCGAGGATCGTCAGGTTGGTGAGCCCCAGGAAATCCATCTTGAGGAGCCCGAGCCGGGCGACGCTGTTCATGTCGTACTGCGTCATCAAGAGGTCGCCCTTGGTCGCCCGCTGCAGCGGGACATGATCGGTCAGCGGATCACGAGAGATGATGACGCCGGCCGCGTGCGTGCTGGCGTGCCGGGCGACACCCTCGAGTTTCTGGGCCATGTCAAGGAGCTGGCGGATCTGCGGCGAACCGTCGGCGGCCGCGCGCAGTTCGGGCTCCGCCGCGAGCGCGTCTTTGAGCGCGACGTTGGCGCCGGGCACCAGCTTGGCGATCCGATCGACGTCGCCGTACGGAAGCCCCATCACGCGCCCGACGTCGCGGATCGCGGCGCGGGCCCCCATCGTGCCGAACGTGATGATCTGGGCCACACGATCGGCTCCGTACCGGTCCACGACGTACTTGATCACCTCGTCGCGCCGGCTGTCCATGAAGTCCACGTCGATGTCCGGCATCGTGTAGCGCTCGAGGTTCAGAAACCGGTCAAACGGGAGGCGATACGCGAGCGGGTCGACATCGGTCACGCCGCACGTGTACAGGACGAGGCTGCCGGCCGCGGAGCCTCGCACCGTCGTCAGAATGCCGCTGCGGCGAGCGAAGTTCACAAAGTCCTGCACGATCAGGAAGTACGCCGCGTAGCCCATCTTCGTGATGACGCCGAGCTCGTAGTCGAGCCGCTCGCGCACCGGCTGGGTCATCTGTCCGAAGAGCCGCACGGCCCCCTGCTCGCAGAGACGGCGGAGGTACGACTCCGGGGTCTCGCCCTCGGGCACGACCACGTGCGGGAGCTTGAGCGTGTCGGTATCGAGCGTCACTCGGCACCGCTCGGCGATCACGAGCGTGTTCCGGAGGGCCTCGGGCAGATCCGGGAAGCGCGCCGCCATCTCCTCCGGGCTCTTCAGGTAGAATTGCGGCGTGTCGCCCATCCGCGGCTTGTCGTGCTGGTCGAGGCTCATCCCCATCTGGATGCACATCAGCGCGTCCTGGGCGTCGGCCTCGTCCTGGGTCACGTAGTGCACGTCGTTCGTGGCGACGAGGGGCAACCGCATCTCGCGGGCGAGCTGGACGACGCCGCGTACGACGGTCTCTTGATCGGCCAGCCCGTGGTTTTGGACCTCAAGGTAGAAATTGTCCGGCCCCAGGATATCGCGGTACGCCGCGGCCAGGTCACGGGCGGCCTTCATGTCGTCGCGCAGGATCGCCCGCGGGATCTCGGCTTGGAGGCATCCCGACAGGCCGATCAGGCCTTTCGCATGCCGGCTGAGCAACTCCCGGTCGATCCGCGGTTTGTAGTAGAACCCGTCGAGGTGCGCCGCGGTCGTGAGCTGCAGGAGGTTCCGGTAGCCCTCGTCGGTTGACGCGAGCAGCACCAGATGGAACGCCGATGCGTCCAGCCTCGGGTCTCGATCGGTCATCCGGCGGGGCGCGACATACGCCTCGACGCCGATGATCGGGACGATGCCGTGCGCGCGCGCGCTCTCGTAGAACTCCACCGCGCCGTACATCACGCCGTGATCGGTCACACCGAGCGCCGGAATCCCCAATGCCGCCGCGCGCTGCATCAGCGCGTCGATCCGGCTTTCTCCGTCCAGCAGGGAATACTCGGTGTGAAGATGACAGTGGACGAACTCAGCGGGCATCCGGCGTCTCCTTGAAGATCCTAGCTGCGTGCTCGCGCATCGGCGTGTTTGGAAGGCCCAACCTGCTTCGTTCTACTTCTACCAAAAGCCGGTCTGCCCTCTTCGCGGCACCGCCGCCGGGACAGCGGAGTCCGATCGGGCTGTCCCTCCTCGCGGCTACCCTGCCTCGGCAACCAGGAGGACGTTCACGTGACTCGTGTGCGGACTCGTGTCCACCGGTCGGGCTCGCACGATCCGGTACCCAGCCGCCTGCAGGACGTCCGCGTCTCCTCCGAGACACCGCAGCGACCGCCCCAGGTACACGATCCGTTCGACCCCGGCACGACGGAGGGCCGGCACGACCCCCGGCGTGAGCCCCGTCCCGTCCGGGCGCAGGAACGCGAGGCGCACGGGCGTCGCCCGCGCGGCCTTCTGCACCGCCCGCGCCGCGTCGCGGGTGTAGAAGGTGCAGTTCTCGATCCGGTTGTCGCGGACGTTGGCGCGGGCGGCGTCGACCAACGGGCCGCTCGTGACGCCCACGGCGCGGCCGGCGGCAAGCGCGAGATGCAGCGTGTACGCGCCGATCCCGGCACCGATCTCGATCACCGTATCGGACCCGGACGCGTCCAGCGCGGTCAGGATCAGCTCGATCACACCAGGCAGCGCCCGTGCGTTCGCCGGGAACTCCGCGAGCAGCGGGACGCCATAGCGCACCCCGGCGACCTCTTCCCGCACGCGGGTCCGCCCCCAGAGAAGCGACGGTCGCCGCCCGGCCGGCACGGGACCACGTCGCGGGACGCCGACCTCGAGGATCCCGACGAGCCCAGGGACACGGTCGAGAAGCGCACGCACGACCGCCGTGCGCGCCGCCGCACCGAGAGGTTCGGTGACGGTGAGCCCGAGCAGCACCTCGCCGGTTGCCGCGCCGACGCGACCGATCACGCCGCGGAACGGCGGGCCGTCCGCGAGCGCCGCCCACCCGTCGCGGACCGCCCCGAGGAGCGCGACATTCGCCGGGTGCTGGACCGGGCAGGTCTGGGCGTCGATCACGCGGGTCTCGCCCCAGGCGTAGAACCCCAGCACCGGCGCTCCGTCGGGCGGACCGGCGGTCGCTTCAAGCCGAGTCCGGAACCCCCACGGGGGACCCCATCCGATCGCCGGCTCCACCTCGACGGTCCGAAGGCCGGGACGCGCGAGCGCCTGGGCCACCAGCAGAGCCTTTTGCTCGAGCTGCGTGACGTAGTTCAGGTGCTGCCACTGGCAGCCGCCGCACTGCCCAAAGTATGGGCACAGCGGCGGCACTACCCCCTCGCCCGGCCGCCGGAGCGCCACCACCCGGCCGCGCGTCGACCCGCGGGCGGTCTTGAGAATCTCCACTGTGGCGACTTCGCCGGGCGCCGCATAGGGCACGGCCAGGACCCGGCCGCCGACGCGGCCGAGGGCCGTGCCGTCCGATCCCATCTGCTCAAACGCCACGATCACGTGGGCGCCGGGTACCAGGGCCTTCGGCGGACGGACACGCGCTCGCGCCGGCGGCGGCATCTTGCGCTTCGTGGCTGACGAACGTCCCTGGCCCGGACCCGACCGCGTCGACGGCTCCCGTTCGCGCTGGAAAAGGGATTCGTCTGGACCCGGCCGGCGCGCAGCGGCGCGCGCCTCCGGGCGGCGCCGGTCGCCGACGCTATCCCGCACCGATCCGTTCCCGCAGCAGCCGGTTGACCATCTCGGGATTGGCCCGGCCCCGGGTCTTCTTCATCACCTGGCCGACGAGAAACGCGACGGCCCGATCCTTGCCCGCCCGGACGTCTCCGACGGGGCCGGGGTTGTCGGCGATCGCCGCGTCTACGAGGCGCACGATCTCCGCTTCGTCGCTGATCTGCACCAGCCCGCGGTCGCGGACGATCTCGTCCGCCGCGCGGCCGGTCCGGAGCATCTCCTCGAGCACCTCTTTCGCGGATCGCCCGCTGAGCGTCCCACGCTCGATCAGCGCGAGCAGCTCCGCGAGCGCGCCCGGGCCGATCTGTGCCTGCTCGATCTCGAGACCGGCCGCATTCAGGTAGGCCGCAACGTCGCCGACGAGCCAGTTGCCGACTGTTTTCGGATGCGGAAAGCGGCGCACCGTCTCCTCGAAGAATTCGGCCATCGGGCGGGTCTCGGTGAGCAGCCCCGCGTCGTGCTCCGGCAGCCCGTACGTCTCGATGTACCGGCGGCGGCGCGCGTCGGGGAGTTCCGGGAGGTCCGCGCGCACACGCTCGACCGACGACTCGTCCACGCGCACCGGCAGCAGGTCGGGTTCCGGGAAGTACCGGTAGTCCTGCGCCTCCTCCTTCTCCCGCGAGGCAAACGTGATCCCACGGTCCTCGTCCCAGTGACGCGTTTCCTGCACGACGGCCTCGCCCCGCTCGAGCAACGCGCGCTGGCGCGCTTCCTCGACGCGCAGGGCCCGCTCGACCGCGCGCAGCGAGTTCATGTTCTTCACCTCGGTCCGGATCCCGTGCGGCGCGCCCGGGGCGCGCAGCGACAGGTTCGCGTCACAGCGCAGGGTGCCTTCCTCCATGCGCCCCGTCGTCACACCGGCGTACTGGAGCACCGCACGCAGCCGGGTGAGAAACGCGCGCGCTTCCTCCGGCGATCGCAGGTCGGGGTCGGACACGACCTCCATGAGGGGCGTGCCGCTCCGATTGTAATCGACGAGGCTGCGTCCCTCCGCGTGAACGAGCCTGCCGGTGTCCTCCTCAAGGTGCACGCGGCGGATGCCGACGCGACGCACCTCCCCGGCCAGATCCAACACCAGCGCTCCGGCGGTCGCCAGCGGCGGATGCCCGGTGTACTGATATTGGGAAATCTGGTAGTTCTTGGGGATGTCCGGATAGTAGTAGTTCTTGCGGTGGAACCGGCTCTCGGGGTGGATCGTGCACCCGAGCACGAGAGCCGTGCGCACCCCGAACTCCACGGCCTGCCGGTTGAGCACGGGCAGGGACCCGGGGAGACCGAGACAGACCGGGCACGTCAGGGTGTTGGGTGGTGCCCCGAATGTAACCGCGCACCCGCAGAACATCTTGCTGGCCGTGTTGAGCTGAACGTGCACCTCCAGCCCGATGACCGTCTCGTACGCCGCCGGGGCGCGGGTCGCGTTCATGCGCGGGTGCGCCGGCCCTCGGCCGCTGCGAGCGGCGGCCGGAAGGCGTGCGTCCCAATCGCCTGCTCGAGCGCGTGCGCGACGTTGAGCACCGTGGCTTCGTCAAACCGCCGGCCCGCAATCTGGAGTCCCACGGGGAGCCCCCCAACGACCCCGCACGGCACCGAGGCGCCCGGGAGCCCCGCCAGGTTGAGCGGAACGGTGAACACGTCGGCGAGGTACATCTGGAGCGGGTCCTCGACGCGCTCGCCGAGCGGAAACGCGGTCGTCGGCGCCACCGGCCCGACGAGGATGTCGACCGCGGCGAGCGCATCCTCCATCTCGCGCCGGATCACCTCGCGGACACGCTGCGCCCGCAGGTAGAACGCGTCGTAGTAGCCAGCGGAGAGCGCATACGTCCCCAGCATGATACGCCGCTTCACCTCCGCGCCAAACCCCTCATCGCGCGTCCGTGCGTACATGCCGATCAGATCGTCGGCGCGGTCGGTGCGGCGGCCGTACAGCACCCCCGCGTACCGGGCCAGGTTGCTGCTCGCCTCCGCCGGCGCAACGATGTAGTATGCGGGCAACGCGTAGGGCGCGTGCGGCAGCGACACGTCTACGCGCCGGGCCCCGAGCCCCTCGAGCGTTCGGATCGCGTCCCGGACCGCGTTCGCGACCCCGGCATCCACGCCGTCCTCCAGGAACTCGCGCACCACGCCGAGGCGGAGTCCGCGCACGCGCCCCGTCAGCAGCGCGGGATAGTCGGGCACCTCGACGTCGGCCGACGTCGCGTCGGCCGGATCGCGCCCGGCGATCTCGCGCAGCAGCAGCGCGGCGTCGCGCGCATCGCGCGCGAACGGCCCGATCTGGTCGAGCGAGGACGCGAACGCGATGAGTCCGTACCGGGAGACGCGCCCGTACGTCGGCTTGAGACCGACGACACCGCAGAACGCGCCCGGCTCGCGGATGCTGCCGCCAGTGTCGCTGCCGAGCGCGAGCGTCGCCTCACCGGCGGCCACCGCCGCCGCCGACCCACCGCTGCTGCCCCCGGGGACCCGGGCCGGATCCCAGGGGTTCCGCGTGGGACCGAACGCGGAGTTCTCAGTGCTGCTCCCCATCGCAAACTCGTCGCAGTTCGTCTTGCCCAGCACGATCGCCCCCGCCTCACGCAGGCGCGTGACCACGGTCGCGTCGTACGGCGGCCGAAATCCCTCGAGGATACGCGAGCCCGCCGTCGTCGGCACGCCGCGCGTACAGAGGTTGTCCTTAAGCGCGACGGGCACGCCCGCGAGCGCCGGCGCGTCCTCTCGCCCGGCGGCCGCATCCCACCGCGCGGCGTCGCGGAGCGCGGCGTCGGCGTCGAGATACAGATACGCGTGGATCCGCGGCTCCACCGCGTCGATCCGGTCGAGCACCGCCCGGACGACCTCGGTCGGGCGCATCTCTCCCCGACGGTAGCGCGCCCTGAGCTCCCACGCGGGCAGGTCCGCGGGCGACGCGGACGGGGTGGGCGTCATGGGGTGCCGGCGTCCTCCGCGCCCTCGATCACGGGCGGGACGACGACGTAGCCGTCTTCGACGGCCGGCGCGTTTGCGAGCGCCTGCTCCCGGGGCAGCGACGGCACGGCCCGGTCGTCGCGCAGCGCGCCGACCGCAGGATCCCCCTGGCCCGCCGCGGGTGTGTCCCCGAGATCGAGCTCGGTGAGCCGCTGGAACGACTCGAGGATGCCGCCGAGTTGCGCGCGGAACAGACGGCGCTCTTCGGGCGTGAGCTCAAGCCGGCTCAACCGGGCCACGTGCGCCACGGTGGCATCGTCGATCGTCGGTGCAGGCGACCGGTCGTCGGACACGCGATCCCTCCTGACGTGTGGTCGCCGCCATCGTAACACAGCGCGGGGGGCACGGTCTACGCGCCCCCCGCGTGCGTCGTCGTCCGTGCGGCCGCTACTGTTTGTAGAGAGTGTAGAAGTACTGCCCGGGGAAGATCGGGTTGTAGTACCACCCGTGCACCCACGAACGCATCGTGAAATACGTGGTCGGCTGCACGAGGAACAGGTATGGAAGATCGTTGTACGCGATCATCGAGACCTGCTTGTACAGCGCCTTGCGCTGGGCCGGATCGGTTACGCTGACCGCCTGATCGATCAGCCGGTCGGCGTCCGCACTGTGATACCCGCCGCGGACCGGGAAGTACCCGGCCGAGGCGAGGAACGGCTGCGCGAAATCATGCGGATCGGGATAGTCCGCGAACCACCCGAGGAAGTACATCGTCCCCTTGTGACTGAACAACAGGGAGTTGAGCGTGCTCGCCGGCACCGGGCGGAAGGCGATCTGGAACTTGGGGTTGAGGGCCTGCACGTCGTCGCGCACGATCTCGGCTCCGACCTGCCGCGCGGCGTTGCCGGCGGTGTACGGGATCGTGAACTTGAACCCGGTGTCCCAGGCCTTGCCGCCCATCGCCTCCTTGAACTCGGCGATCGCCTTGTCGCGGCTCGTCGCGTAGGTGGGGATCGACGGGTCGTACCCGAGCAGCCCCTGCACGATCGGGCCGTGCGGCAGGATGCCCTGCCCGGCGTAGGCGCTGTTCAGGTTCTGGGTGTAGTCGAACGCGTACGCGAACCCCCGGCGGACGTGGATATCCGCGAAGAAGTCCGGTGGAATCCCCTGCCCGTCGAGTTTGCCGCTGCCCGCGTCGGGGTTGCCATCGGTGTCGATCTTGAAGTTGAACTGGAGCGTCTGCACCGCGATCTGGGGCAGCTTGGTCTGCATCACCGTGTTGGGTAGGTTTCGCAACTGCGACTGTTCGTTCAGGGACGCCACGATCAGGTCCGCGTCGCCCTGCTGCAGCTGCAGGCGCCGCGTGGCCAGCTCCGACACCGACCGGATGATGACACGGGCGAGCGCCGCCGGCTTGCGCCAGTAGTGGGTGTTGCGGACCAGGATCACTTCCTTGGTCTGAGGATCCCACTGCTGCAGCATGAACGGCCCGGTGCCGTCCATGTGGTTGAATTGGTACCGGTCCTCGTTCTTCGGGTTGTTGAACTTCTGCCAGGTCGTCGCGCCCCCGTCCCAATCGTTGTGCGCCGCCGCCCACTTGCGCGGCATCACGCCGCCCCAGGCCGCCATGATCGTCAGAAATGGCGCAAACGGCTTCTTGAGATGGAAGACGACGGTATTGCCCTGCGCGTACACGGCCTTCTGGACCTGGTCCCACGTCACCTGAATCTTGCCCTGGGCGTCCCGCGTGCTGTCGACGCCGAGGAGCGGGCTCAACAGCAGCCACGCGGGCCCGCCGGCTTGGTCCTGCAGCAGGAACCGCCGGAACGAGTACACGACGTCGTCCGTCGTCATCGTGGAGCCGTCGTGGAACTGGACGCCCTGGCGGATCGGGAACGTGTACGTCAGCCCATCCTTGCTGATCAGGCCGTTCTCCAGGCTCGGGACTTCCGTCGCGAGCATCGGCGAAAACTTGTCGATCGACGAGCCGCTGTAGATGATCAGCGTCTCGTACACGTTTGGCCAGATCGGTTCGGCGGAGTAGATGTCATAGGCGAGGTCGGGATCGAGGCTCGTGACGTCGCCGAACTGCAGTTCAACGAAGGTGTCGGGATTCTTCACCGGCTCACCGGCACCCCGGGCGACGAGCACGCCGAGCGAGAGCATCAACACGACGGCGACCAACGCCGCCGCACCGCGGACGGTCCACGACGCGATACGCATCTCTCTCCTCCTCTGCGGTTGTCTTCGCTGCATCCTGCGCGAGCTCGGCGCTAGCGGCTCCCTTGCTGGCGCGGGTCGAAGATGTCCCGGAACGCGTCCCCGAGCAGGTTCCATCCCAGGACGAACAGGAAGATCGCCGTCCCGGGCACGGCGAGCGTGTACCAGAACTGGAACGGGTCACCGGCGGTGCCCAGGATCCAGTTGTGCGACAGGTTGATGAGCTGTCCCCAGTCCGCGTACCCCGGCGGGGCGCCAAGCCCGAGGAACGACAGCGCCGCGAAGGTGATCACGATCTGCCCCATGTCCAGCGACGCGAGGATCAGGATCGGGTAGATCGTGTTCGGAATCACGTGCCGGCCGATGATGACCAAATCGCGATCGCCGAGCGCCCGGGCCGCCTGCACGAACTCCATGTCCCGCACGCGGAGAAACTCCGCCCGCAGGAGACGCGTGTACGTGGGCCACTGCACCGCGGCGATGGCGATCATGGCGTTGCGCACGCTCTGCCCGAGGACCGCCACGATCACGACCGCCAGGATCAGGCCCGGGAACGCGAGGAAAATATCGGTCACGCGCATGACCAGCTCGTCCATCCATCCGCCATAGTATCCGCTCAGGCTCCCGAGGACGAGCGACACGCCTATCCCGATCGCCACGACGGTCAGCGCGACGAGGAGCGCGCTCCTCGTGCCCCACACGGCGCCGTAGTAGAGATCGAACTGCTCCTCGGTAGTCCCAAATGGGTGGCCCGGCCCGGGCGGGTGGGGATCGCTCGAGTACCCCTCGTGGGGAATCATGTAGGGGTTCCGCTCGGTGGGATGCGCGAGCAGCGGCGCGAGCAGCGCCACCACGCCGAAGAACACGACGATGCACAGACCGAGCATCGACAGCGGGTTCTGGCGGAACCGACGCACCGTGCGCTGCCACGTCGTCTGCTGCACGCGCGGCGCGGGCGCCGCGCCCGGCGCCACGAGCGGTGGCGAGGTCGTGCGCACCGCGCTCATTTGAGGCGAATCCTCGGATCGACCACGGCATAGAGCACGTCTGCGCACAGGTTCCCGAGCACGAGCATCCCGGCGAACGCGAGCGCGAACCCCGTGACCGCGGGAATGTCGAGCTGCTGGCTCGCCGCCACTCCCCACCGCCCGATCCCCGGCCAGTTGAACACGGTCTCCGTGATCACGACGCCGGAGAGCAGGCCCACGAACAGCAAGCCCGCAAGGGTGATCACCGGGATCAGGGCGTTGCGGCGCGCATGCTTATCGATCACCACCGACTGGTTCAGTCCTTTGGCCTCGGCGGTCCGGACGTAGTCGGCGCGCAGCGTCTCGAGCATGGACGACCGCGTGATCCGCACGAGCACGGCCGTCAGGAAGTAGGTGAGCGTTGCCACCGGGAGCACCAAGTGGCGGAGCGCGTCCCAGAACAGCCACCACTGCCCGTTAAGGAGTGTGTCCACCGTCATGAGACCGGTGTACGGGTGAAACCGGCTGCTGCGGACGAACAGGTCCGCCTGAAGCCCGAGCCGCCCGGGCGGGAACCAGCCGAAGTGCCCGTAGAAGATCATCAGCAGCAGGAGGCCCCACACGAACGTCGGCAGCGATGCGCCGCTGATCGACGTGAACCGGCTGATGTGATCGACGAGCTGGTCCTTGCGGACCGCTGAGAGGGTGCCGAGCCAGATCCCGAGCGTGAGGATGCACGCGAAGGAGTAGAGCGCAAGTTCGAACGTCGCCGGGAAGTACCCTGCGATCGCGATGGCCACCGGCTCCCGTGCCGTCTCGGACCACCCGAGATCGCCGTGCAAGACCTGGCGCAGCCACTCCCAGTACTGGACGTACACGGGCTGGTCCAGATGATACTTGCGGATGATGTCGGGCAGCGCGTTCAACTGCTTGGGGTCGGTGATGTAGAGGCTCGCCCGCATCGCCGGCGTGAGCAGCTGCGTTAGCGAAAAAATGAGCAGTGTCACCCCGACGGCCACGAACGGGAGCAACAACAGCCGGCGCGCGATGAACGTGCTCATCCGGCGGCGCCGGCCCGCCGCGCGGCGGGCCGGCGGGAGACCCCCGTGCTACTGTTTCGACATCGTGTAGAAGTCAAATCCCACATTGGCGAGGGGCGGCAGGATCGCGTTGTAATACCACCCGCGCACCCATGACCGCATCACGACGAACTGAGTCGGTTGCGCCTCGAAGATACCGGGCACGTCTTCGTAAGCGAGCTTCGTGAGATCGCGGTAGATCTGCGTGCGCTTCGCGGGATCTGCGGTCTCCGCGCCCTGCCGGACCATCTGATCCGCGCGTGGATCGGAGAACCCGTTCCGCTTCGGGTAATCGCCGTTCGTCGCCAGGAACGGTTGGGCGAAGTCATCCGGGTCGGGATAGTCGGCCGCCCACCCGAGGGCGTACAGCGTTCCCTTGTGCTGGACGGTGGCCTGGAGGAACGTGGACCACTGGATGTTCCGGACGTCGATCTTGAACTTCGGGTTCAACGACTCCACCGAGTCCTTGATGATCTGCGCGCCAATCTGACGCGCCGCGTTGCCGGTGTTGTAGGTCTCGGTGAAGTGGAAGCCGGTGTCCCAGAGCTTCCCGCCCCACGCTTCCTTGAACTCCGCCGTTGCCTTCTGC includes the following:
- a CDS encoding DNA polymerase III subunit alpha, which codes for MPAEFVHCHLHTEYSLLDGESRIDALMQRAAALGIPALGVTDHGVMYGAVEFYESARAHGIVPIIGVEAYVAPRRMTDRDPRLDASAFHLVLLASTDEGYRNLLQLTTAAHLDGFYYKPRIDRELLSRHAKGLIGLSGCLQAEIPRAILRDDMKAARDLAAAYRDILGPDNFYLEVQNHGLADQETVVRGVVQLAREMRLPLVATNDVHYVTQDEADAQDALMCIQMGMSLDQHDKPRMGDTPQFYLKSPEEMAARFPDLPEALRNTLVIAERCRVTLDTDTLKLPHVVVPEGETPESYLRRLCEQGAVRLFGQMTQPVRERLDYELGVITKMGYAAYFLIVQDFVNFARRSGILTTVRGSAAGSLVLYTCGVTDVDPLAYRLPFDRFLNLERYTMPDIDVDFMDSRRDEVIKYVVDRYGADRVAQIITFGTMGARAAIRDVGRVMGLPYGDVDRIAKLVPGANVALKDALAAEPELRAAADGSPQIRQLLDMAQKLEGVARHASTHAAGVIISRDPLTDHVPLQRATKGDLLMTQYDMNSVARLGLLKMDFLGLTNLTILDTAIALIRDTHGVDIDLKRLPLDDQPTYALLASGDTTGIFQLEGRGMTRYLRELRPDRIEDVMAMVALFRPGPMANIPAYIRRKHSEEPVTYLHPLLEPVLKETYGVMVYQEDIMTVAQAVAGYTLAEADVLCYAIRKKIKDRLLAQREKFVAGARKNGVPARIVDQIFEQFEPFARYGFNRAHAACYGLIAYYTAYLKAHYSAEYMTAVLSSTAGDMERIAQAVGECQRMGIQILPPDVNESEASFTVVGGAIRFGLAAIRNVGVGAVDTIIAARASGAPFRTLADLCARVDTRQVNQRVIASLVKAGALDSLGASRAQMLQSLDDTLEQAQRSQRARAQGQTGLFDLGASAPVLPEAAAPVQEFSPEERLTMEREMLGLYISDHPLRRWQPLINSKATTTIAQLPDLRDRQEVVVGGLVGAVKRSITRSGSAMAFLTLEDLTGSVEVLVFPRAYEQQGFALKRDAVVLLRGKVGIDEQGAKLLCDEVIPLPATPEEAADLHVPPRAPRGRGDRYGNGRPARNGAPSVRAASSAPVSAAGTATAVRVAPEPPRPDRSSGVRAPLRIRVTTREEIEQLYQYLEAHPGDRQVCAHVVTDTGEHVIPVRIRLADTAELQQELEQVFGEGNVWEE
- the rlmD gene encoding 23S rRNA (uracil(1939)-C(5))-methyltransferase RlmD — encoded protein: MPPPARARVRPPKALVPGAHVIVAFEQMGSDGTALGRVGGRVLAVPYAAPGEVATVEILKTARGSTRGRVVALRRPGEGVVPPLCPYFGQCGGCQWQHLNYVTQLEQKALLVAQALARPGLRTVEVEPAIGWGPPWGFRTRLEATAGPPDGAPVLGFYAWGETRVIDAQTCPVQHPANVALLGAVRDGWAALADGPPFRGVIGRVGAATGEVLLGLTVTEPLGAAARTAVVRALLDRVPGLVGILEVGVPRRGPVPAGRRPSLLWGRTRVREEVAGVRYGVPLLAEFPANARALPGVIELILTALDASGSDTVIEIGAGIGAYTLHLALAAGRAVGVTSGPLVDAARANVRDNRIENCTFYTRDAARAVQKAARATPVRLAFLRPDGTGLTPGVVPALRRAGVERIVYLGRSLRCLGGDADVLQAAGYRIVRARPVDTSPHTSHVNVLLVAEAG
- the gatB gene encoding Asp-tRNA(Asn)/Glu-tRNA(Gln) amidotransferase subunit GatB; translated protein: MNATRAPAAYETVIGLEVHVQLNTASKMFCGCAVTFGAPPNTLTCPVCLGLPGSLPVLNRQAVEFGVRTALVLGCTIHPESRFHRKNYYYPDIPKNYQISQYQYTGHPPLATAGALVLDLAGEVRRVGIRRVHLEEDTGRLVHAEGRSLVDYNRSGTPLMEVVSDPDLRSPEEARAFLTRLRAVLQYAGVTTGRMEEGTLRCDANLSLRAPGAPHGIRTEVKNMNSLRAVERALRVEEARQRALLERGEAVVQETRHWDEDRGITFASREKEEAQDYRYFPEPDLLPVRVDESSVERVRADLPELPDARRRRYIETYGLPEHDAGLLTETRPMAEFFEETVRRFPHPKTVGNWLVGDVAAYLNAAGLEIEQAQIGPGALAELLALIERGTLSGRSAKEVLEEMLRTGRAADEIVRDRGLVQISDEAEIVRLVDAAIADNPGPVGDVRAGKDRAVAFLVGQVMKKTRGRANPEMVNRLLRERIGAG
- the gatA gene encoding Asp-tRNA(Asn)/Glu-tRNA(Gln) amidotransferase subunit GatA, producing the protein MRPTEVVRAVLDRIDAVEPRIHAYLYLDADAALRDAARWDAAAGREDAPALAGVPVALKDNLCTRGVPTTAGSRILEGFRPPYDATVVTRLREAGAIVLGKTNCDEFAMGSSTENSAFGPTRNPWDPARVPGGSSGGSAAAVAAGEATLALGSDTGGSIREPGAFCGVVGLKPTYGRVSRYGLIAFASSLDQIGPFARDARDAALLLREIAGRDPADATSADVEVPDYPALLTGRVRGLRLGVVREFLEDGVDAGVANAVRDAIRTLEGLGARRVDVSLPHAPYALPAYYIVAPAEASSNLARYAGVLYGRRTDRADDLIGMYARTRDEGFGAEVKRRIMLGTYALSAGYYDAFYLRAQRVREVIRREMEDALAAVDILVGPVAPTTAFPLGERVEDPLQMYLADVFTVPLNLAGLPGASVPCGVVGGLPVGLQIAGRRFDEATVLNVAHALEQAIGTHAFRPPLAAAEGRRTRA
- the gatC gene encoding Asp-tRNA(Asn)/Glu-tRNA(Gln) amidotransferase subunit GatC, whose product is MSDDRSPAPTIDDATVAHVARLSRLELTPEERRLFRAQLGGILESFQRLTELDLGDTPAAGQGDPAVGALRDDRAVPSLPREQALANAPAVEDGYVVVPPVIEGAEDAGTP